Within Fusobacterium periodonticum ATCC 33693, the genomic segment TTCATTTGATGAATAAATATCCTCAACAACTTTTATTCCAGTTTCTGCTTCAAAATCTTCATAGACAAATTGTGGAATATAGTCAGCCCAACTATACACATACAGAGTATTTTCATCTTTACTATCCCCACACGAAACTAACATTATAGTTGCCAAAAACAATAAAAATAATTTTTTCATTTATACCTCCTAGTTATAATTATCATATTATTAAATTATACATTATTATAGAGACTGTTGCAAATTACTTTTTCATATATAAATCTAATTTATTATATGGAATTTCAATATTGTTTTTATCAAAATATTTTTTAACATTAGCATTACATGCAAACATAGCATCAAGATAGTCTTCTTTTTTTACCCAAGCTCTGAAAATATAGTCAAGTGAGCTAGCATTATGTTTATTTAAAGTTATAGTAATAGGCATATCAGGATTATCTTTAATAATTCTTTTTTCATCATTAGCAACTTCATGTAAAACTGATATTACTTTATCAACAGGAACATCATAAGAAGATGAATAAACTAAATCAAGTCTTCTATATGGATTTCTAGAGTAGTTAATAATAGAAGCATTAGCTATTTGATTATTAGGAACAAAAATCAAAGGTCCATTAGCTTGCTTTATAACTGTATATAAGATATGTATACTTTCTACAGTTCCTTCTATAGTTTTATCTAAACTTGAAACAAAATCCCCTTTAGAAACTTGCTTAAAGAATAGAATTAAGATACCACTGGCAAGGTTAGCTAAACTACCTTGTAAAGCTAAACCTACAGCAACTCCAGCAGTACCTAAAATTGTTACAAGAGATGTAGCTTTTATTCCTATAATTCCTATTAATAGAAAAGCTTCTATAACATACATAATTGCTTTTACTAAAGATTTTAAAAATGATAAAAGTAAAGGGTCATTATTTTTTAATGTTCTAGATTTATCTAAAAGTCTCAATATAAATTTTGTTATTTTAGGCCATATAAAACATACAAGTAAGAAAGCTACAAGCTTCCCAGCCAATAAAGGTAGATAATTTTGTAAATCTACCAATAGTTTTTCCAACATTTTTTCAAAAAAAGTTTTGTCCATTTTTTACCTCACTTATTATTTTAGTTAACTTTATTAGTATAATATTTTTTTTCAAAAATAACAAGAGAGATAATTTTACTTCTACTCTATGATTGTATTTTGGAAATTAAAATATCCTCTTTTATTAACTTCTATTCCTTTTATATTTTTCTTATATGCAAAATTTTGCATTGGATATAATATTGCATAGTGTGGTAAATCTTCTTGAATAATATCTTGTGCTTTTTTATACAAATCTATTCTTTTTTCTTTATCAACAGTTTCTCTTGCTTTTGATATTAAACTATCAAAGTCCTCATTTTTATAGAACACTACATTAGTATGAGCATCTATTTGAGAGCTATGATAAAGTGGATATAGAAGTTCATCAGGATCATCATTAGCTATATTCCATGCCATTAAGAACATTCCTTTTTCTTGAGCAGGATTTTCTACAAAGGCTACATATGAAGCCCATTGATATGTTTTTATTTCTACATTTATCCCAATAGCTTTTAAATTATCTTGGATTACTACTGCAGTATCAACTCTTTGGTTATCCTCATTTACATTTAAAACTATATTAAAGCCATCAGCATATCCAGCTTCTGCTAAAAGTTCTTTAGCTTTTTCTATATTTTGAGGATAATTATTAGAATTTTCATTGTGTCCTGTTGTAATTTTAGGAACAGGAGATGTTGCAACAGTTGCACTTCCATTGTATATGCTATCAACTATATCTTGATTATTTATTGCATAGGCAATAGCTTGTCTTACTCTTTTATCAGCTAAATGTTTATCTCTTAAATCAAATCCTATAAACATATTGCTTGAAGATTGCATTTCAACTGTTGTAAATTTATTATCTTCTTTTGAAATTTTTTGGAAATCTAATGGTAACAATGCTTCTGCAATATCAACTTCTCCTGTTTCTAACATTATCATTCTACTATTTGCTTCTGGAATAAACTTTATAACTATTTCTTTAATATTTGAGTTAGCATCTTTAAAGTATGTATTTCTTTCTAAAACTAATCTATCTCCTGCTACCCATTCTTTTAATTTAAACATTCCTGAACCAATTATATTATTTTCATTTTCTTCCAAGGCTTTTTTATTCATAATAGAAGCTCCCATTGAAGCTAATTTGTGAAGTAAATTTCCTGCTTCATAAAAAGTTTTAACTTTTATTATAGAGTCATCTACTTTTTCAAAACTTTCAATCATATAGAAATCTTGTGTCATTCTTGGAGATTCTTTAGCTCTATTTAATGAGAATAATACATCATCTACTGTTATAGACTCCCCATTGCTAAAAAATAAATCTTTTTTTATTTTTATAAGAGTAGTTTTTGCATTAACTTTTATTACTTCTTCTGCTATTTCTGGAACTATATTTCCATTGTTATCTATTTTAAATAATCTTTGGTTAATCATTTGTATTACAGATAATGAAGCTGAATCAACTGTTTTTTGTGGGTCTAAAGTTTTAATTTCAGCTTTTTGAGCTATTGTAATTATTTTTTCCTCGTTAGTTTTAAGAACTTCTTTATTTTTATTTTCTTTTCCAAAACATCCTAACAATACTATAGTTACAATTAAACATAAATAAATAAACTTCTTTTTCATTTTTCCTCCAAATTTAATGTAGTTTTAAGAAATTTTGGTAACAAAAAAAAGCAACCTTGTTAGATTGCTTTTTATAGATACCATAAAATATTCTTAAAAGATTTTTTCTAACAATACAAAATTAAGATATACAATTTTTAAATGTATATCCCCACCAGTATTGATTAGTTGTAGTAATCTTATATAAGTTTCTCATGGTATCCTCCTTCTTGATTTATTTTTTATAAGGATACAGTATAAAGAATATTTTGTCAAGAGAAAAAAATAAAATTTTTAAAATTTGAAATAAAAGCCCATAAATAGTATAATAAATAATAATATTTTAATTATATGGAGGAACAATGTTTTACTTTTTATATGGAAATTCTCCAATGATAGAGTTTGAAACAGAAAAGATAACAGAAGAA encodes:
- a CDS encoding mechanosensitive ion channel family protein, with translation MDKTFFEKMLEKLLVDLQNYLPLLAGKLVAFLLVCFIWPKITKFILRLLDKSRTLKNNDPLLLSFLKSLVKAIMYVIEAFLLIGIIGIKATSLVTILGTAGVAVGLALQGSLANLASGILILFFKQVSKGDFVSSLDKTIEGTVESIHILYTVIKQANGPLIFVPNNQIANASIINYSRNPYRRLDLVYSSSYDVPVDKVISVLHEVANDEKRIIKDNPDMPITITLNKHNASSLDYIFRAWVKKEDYLDAMFACNANVKKYFDKNNIEIPYNKLDLYMKK
- a CDS encoding ABC transporter substrate-binding protein, whose translation is MKKKFIYLCLIVTIVLLGCFGKENKNKEVLKTNEEKIITIAQKAEIKTLDPQKTVDSASLSVIQMINQRLFKIDNNGNIVPEIAEEVIKVNAKTTLIKIKKDLFFSNGESITVDDVLFSLNRAKESPRMTQDFYMIESFEKVDDSIIKVKTFYEAGNLLHKLASMGASIMNKKALEENENNIIGSGMFKLKEWVAGDRLVLERNTYFKDANSNIKEIVIKFIPEANSRMIMLETGEVDIAEALLPLDFQKISKEDNKFTTVEMQSSSNMFIGFDLRDKHLADKRVRQAIAYAINNQDIVDSIYNGSATVATSPVPKITTGHNENSNNYPQNIEKAKELLAEAGYADGFNIVLNVNEDNQRVDTAVVIQDNLKAIGINVEIKTYQWASYVAFVENPAQEKGMFLMAWNIANDDPDELLYPLYHSSQIDAHTNVVFYKNEDFDSLISKARETVDKEKRIDLYKKAQDIIQEDLPHYAILYPMQNFAYKKNIKGIEVNKRGYFNFQNTIIE